The following coding sequences are from one Halomonas sp. HAL1 window:
- a CDS encoding efflux RND transporter permease subunit: protein MNFSNFFISRPIFATVLAIIVTLVGVMSMRILPIEQYPSVVPPTVSVQAQFPGADAETVAQTVAAPLAEAINGVEDMLYMTSNSADNGTMSLSVAFNIGTDGDINTINVNNRVQGALSQLPEAVQSQGVTVELRSDSILMFIALTSPSGDYNNIYMQNYATLNVLDELRQVPGVGNAEVLGGGEFAMRIWMDPDKLAQYDLTPSEVASAIRAQNTEIPAGSLASTPQSEPRSYTYTITAGGRLNDVDDFRNIYLRTNSDGSSLRLKDVARIELGASFYGVDARLNGSTMTPIIINQQPGANALATANGVRAAMDELESRFPPGLEYVAPYDTTLFIDASVETVLKTFIEAFLIVIVILFIFLQNWRFTVIAMSVVPVAVVGTFAGFYLFGFSINLLTLFALVLSIGIVVDDAILVVENVERVLSEEDDISVRDATIRAMKEVGGPVIATSLIMAAVFIPVAFLGGFTGQIYQQFAITVAISVALSAVMALTFTPALSAIFIKHKIAGAGQSKVKRALNTPFRLFDRMFAGITAAYMAVVKVLVRFWVLALALTVLTGVGSYWLYANTPSTLVPETDQGIVLVSVSLPDAASLDRTQRYMEKLSAEVEAIPGVEYSSAVAGYDILSSAVNTARGIMFVNMHPWAERELTADELVGRIMGLGASIDGGSAMAFNVPPIMGLSTTGGFTGYLQSFEGATPRELYEASLQIMQKANEHPALNQVFSTFNVNVPSYRANIDQQKALSYGVALENINSALSNTFGNGFVNYFSYQNRNFQVYLQNEDEFRKTPEDVSSVYVRGGNGERIPLSEFVELERQTGPAVVSRFGVYAGAQFQGNPASGYSSAQAIEAMEQVVQETLGTNWGMGWTGTAYQESNLGNAATLAIVFGLLMVFLILAAQYESWSLPLAVLTATPFAFLGGIGGIVLRGLDTSVYVQIGMLVVVGLAAKNAILIVEFAELQRKEQGKTIREAAITAAELRFRPIVMTSLAFIFGTLPLALATGASDVSSHHIGTTVAMGMFSVATLGSLFIPSFYAMIATASDWLGRKMKGKKHDANQPALEHDQH, encoded by the coding sequence ATGAACTTCTCTAACTTCTTCATCAGCCGCCCGATCTTTGCCACGGTGTTGGCAATTATCGTGACGTTGGTGGGCGTTATGTCGATGCGGATACTGCCGATTGAGCAGTATCCCAGCGTAGTGCCGCCGACGGTATCAGTGCAGGCCCAGTTCCCGGGTGCGGATGCAGAAACCGTTGCGCAAACGGTTGCAGCACCGCTTGCAGAGGCCATTAACGGCGTGGAAGACATGCTGTACATGACCTCTAACAGCGCTGATAACGGCACCATGAGCCTGAGTGTAGCCTTTAATATCGGCACTGATGGCGATATCAATACCATCAATGTTAACAATCGGGTTCAAGGGGCGCTTTCGCAGTTGCCTGAAGCCGTGCAGTCCCAAGGCGTGACCGTGGAGCTGCGCTCGGACTCTATTTTGATGTTTATAGCGCTGACGTCGCCGAGCGGTGACTACAACAACATCTACATGCAGAACTACGCCACGCTGAACGTGCTTGATGAACTGCGTCAGGTGCCTGGGGTGGGTAATGCTGAGGTGTTGGGTGGTGGTGAATTCGCCATGCGTATCTGGATGGACCCGGATAAATTGGCGCAGTACGACCTGACGCCTAGCGAAGTGGCGAGTGCAATTAGAGCGCAAAATACTGAGATCCCGGCCGGTAGCTTGGCATCAACGCCGCAAAGCGAACCGCGCTCCTACACCTATACGATTACCGCGGGTGGTCGACTGAATGACGTCGATGATTTCCGCAATATTTACCTGCGCACCAACAGCGACGGCTCCTCACTCCGCTTAAAGGACGTAGCGCGTATTGAACTTGGGGCATCCTTTTATGGGGTGGATGCACGCTTGAACGGCTCTACCATGACGCCGATCATCATTAACCAGCAGCCTGGGGCCAATGCGTTAGCAACGGCGAATGGTGTACGTGCCGCCATGGATGAGTTGGAAAGTCGCTTTCCCCCTGGGCTTGAATACGTAGCGCCTTACGACACGACGCTATTCATTGATGCCTCGGTTGAGACCGTACTTAAAACCTTCATTGAAGCTTTCCTGATCGTTATCGTCATTCTGTTTATCTTCCTACAGAACTGGCGCTTTACGGTCATTGCCATGTCGGTCGTGCCCGTCGCGGTGGTAGGTACCTTTGCCGGTTTCTACCTGTTTGGCTTCTCGATCAACCTGCTGACGCTGTTTGCCTTGGTGTTATCGATAGGGATAGTGGTCGACGATGCCATCCTGGTGGTGGAGAACGTCGAACGTGTGCTGAGTGAAGAAGATGATATCAGCGTGCGGGATGCCACTATCCGGGCCATGAAAGAGGTCGGTGGGCCGGTTATCGCCACCTCGCTGATTATGGCCGCGGTCTTTATTCCCGTAGCCTTTCTGGGGGGCTTCACCGGGCAGATTTATCAGCAGTTTGCGATTACCGTGGCGATTTCGGTAGCGCTCTCGGCGGTCATGGCGCTGACCTTCACACCGGCCCTATCGGCGATCTTTATTAAACATAAAATCGCTGGCGCAGGGCAGTCCAAGGTCAAGCGCGCTTTAAACACACCTTTCCGCCTGTTTGACCGCATGTTTGCGGGTATTACCGCCGCTTACATGGCGGTCGTAAAAGTGCTGGTACGTTTTTGGGTGTTGGCGTTGGCGCTTACGGTGCTAACCGGGGTGGGGTCGTACTGGCTGTACGCCAACACGCCTTCAACCCTGGTACCTGAGACTGATCAGGGGATTGTGCTGGTAAGCGTATCGCTGCCCGATGCGGCGTCGCTTGACCGTACCCAGCGCTACATGGAAAAACTCAGCGCCGAAGTGGAAGCCATTCCAGGTGTTGAATACTCCTCGGCTGTGGCGGGGTACGACATTCTGTCGAGCGCCGTTAACACTGCTCGGGGCATCATGTTCGTCAATATGCACCCCTGGGCGGAGCGCGAACTGACCGCTGACGAGTTAGTGGGCCGCATTATGGGCCTGGGTGCCAGTATCGACGGTGGTTCGGCAATGGCCTTTAACGTGCCGCCCATTATGGGGCTTTCGACCACGGGTGGTTTCACCGGTTATTTGCAATCTTTTGAAGGGGCAACGCCGCGGGAACTGTACGAAGCTTCGCTGCAAATTATGCAGAAGGCTAATGAGCACCCTGCGCTTAACCAGGTGTTTTCAACCTTCAACGTGAACGTACCGTCGTATCGGGCGAACATTGATCAGCAGAAGGCGCTCAGTTACGGCGTGGCACTAGAGAACATTAACTCGGCCTTATCCAACACCTTTGGTAACGGCTTTGTGAACTACTTCAGCTACCAAAACCGTAATTTCCAGGTTTATCTGCAAAACGAAGACGAATTTCGTAAAACACCGGAAGACGTCAGCAGCGTTTATGTACGCGGCGGCAACGGAGAGCGTATTCCGCTTTCCGAGTTTGTCGAGCTTGAACGCCAAACCGGCCCGGCTGTAGTGTCGCGGTTCGGGGTTTACGCCGGTGCTCAGTTCCAGGGTAATCCCGCATCTGGCTATAGCTCGGCGCAGGCGATTGAAGCGATGGAGCAGGTGGTTCAAGAAACGCTGGGAACCAACTGGGGCATGGGCTGGACCGGTACGGCGTACCAGGAGTCGAACCTGGGTAATGCCGCGACTCTGGCGATTGTCTTCGGGCTGTTGATGGTGTTCCTGATTCTGGCGGCTCAGTATGAAAGTTGGTCGTTACCGCTGGCGGTTCTGACCGCAACACCCTTTGCCTTCCTGGGTGGTATTGGTGGCATCGTGCTGCGCGGGCTGGACACCAGTGTGTATGTGCAGATCGGTATGCTGGTGGTGGTCGGGCTTGCGGCGAAGAACGCTATTCTGATCGTCGAGTTCGCCGAGCTTCAGCGTAAAGAGCAGGGTAAAACCATTCGTGAGGCGGCGATTACCGCAGCAGAGCTGCGTTTCCGCCCAATCGTAATGACCTCCCTGGCGTTTATCTTCGGTACCTTGCCGTTGGCCTTGGCGACTGGCGCCAGCGACGTGAGCAGCCATCACATTGGTACCACGGTAGCAATGGGCATGTTCTCTGTTGCCACCTTGGGTAGCCTGTTTATTCCCAGCTTCTACGCCATGATTGCGACAGCCTCTGATTGGTTGGGCCGCAAGATGAAGGGGAAAAAGCATGACGCCAATCAGCCAGCGTTGGAGCACGACCAGCACTAA